The following are from one region of the Etheostoma spectabile isolate EspeVRDwgs_2016 chromosome 15, UIUC_Espe_1.0, whole genome shotgun sequence genome:
- the LOC116702976 gene encoding promethin — translation MEKQQSSSSSSSSGVTDFQQQWGSWTTLLKRFYDDPKVAQLMSTRLGQYLSSHPFFALTVLLFGALAALPVGLFLSFALVTSVMSAVGFVLFEVFLLSVGGLSLLCLLPGIALFAVMVSGTFIVLYITVSNILNRYFPHLTKQGKVQEESERETS, via the exons ATGGAGAAGCagcaaagcagcagcagcagcagcagtagtggTGTGACTGACTTTCAGCAGCAGTGGGGAAGTTGGACCACCCTTCTGAAGCGTTTTTATGATGACCCCAAG GTAGCCCAGCTGATGAGCACAAGACTCGGGCAGTACCTGAGCAGCCACCCTTTCTTTGCTCTCACAGTGTTGCTGTTCGGCGCCTTGGCTGCACTGCCTGTCGGACTTTTCCTCTCTTTTGCCCTTGTGACCTCTGTTATGTCGGCAgtaggttttgttttatttgaag tgtttCTGTTGTCTGTAGGAGGGCTGTCTCTGCTGTGTCTGCTACCCGGAATCGCCCTTTTCGCTGTCATGGTTTCAGGCACATTTATTGTGCTTTATATCACCGTCTCCAACATCCTCAACCGCTATTTCCCGCATCTGACAAAG CAAGGTAAAGTCCAGGAGGAGAGTGAACGTGAAACTTCTTAA
- the gpr139 gene encoding putative G-protein coupled receptor 139 encodes MEHSHIFPVFPPNGSTSSPGEHPSEFAQGCPLGPLPVIYYSVLLCLGLPANILTVVILSQLVLRRQKSSYNYLLALAAADILVLLLIVFVDFILEDFILATPLPPSLNNAVQVLEFSSIHTSIWITVPLTIDRYIAVCHPLRYHTVSYPARTRRVIFAVYIGCLLSAAPYYWWPELWHSLPGVGGSGGVVEGNRRTIAQHVLVWAHCATVYLLPCTVFFSLNAGIVCKLRRRRSCFRLRGYSTGKTTAILLAITSIFAVLWAPRTLMILYHFYSPPPASQGSGRLLHMLTDLANMLALLNTGVNFFLYCFISKRFRGMAANVLRALVHCRKQPPPFYASHNFSITSSPWISPANSHCIKMLVYQYDKNGKPICISS; translated from the exons ATGGAGCACAGCCACATCTTCCCTGTATTTCCCCCAAATGGGAGCACCTCGAGCCCAGGGGAGCATCCCTCTGAGTTTGCCCAGGGATGCCCTCTCGGACCACTGCCTGTCATCTACTACAGTGTCCTGCTCTGTCTCGGCCTGCCGG CTAACATCCTGACCGTGGTTATCCTGTCCCAGCTGGTGCTGCGTCGTCAGAAGTCTTCCTACAACTATCTCCTGGCTCTGGCAGCGGCTGACATCCTGGTACTACTcctcattgtttttgttgactTCATTTTGGAGGATTTCATTTTGGCCACGCCGCTGCCTCCATCATTAAACAATGCGGTGCAAGTTTTGGAGTTCTCCTCCATCCATACCTCCATCTGGATCACCGTGCCTCTCACCATTGACCGTTACATCGCGGTTTGCCACCCGCTGCGCTACCATACAGTCTCTTACCCAGCCCGCACACGAAGGGTTATATTTGCTGTGTATATTGGGTGCTTGCTCTCTGCCGCTCCTTATTACTGGTGGCCTGAGCTGTGGCACAGCCTGCCTGGGGTGGGTGGTAGTGGAGGAGTCGTGGAGGGCAACAGGAGAACCATAGCCCAGCATGTCCTGGTGTGGGCACACTGCGCTACTGTCTACCTCCTCCCCTGCACTGTCTTCTTCTCCCTAAATGCTGGCATCGTTTGTAAGCTACGCCGACGACGCAGCTGTTTCCGTCTGCGCGGCTACTCTACCGGCAAGACCACCGCCATTCTCCTTGCCATCACCTCTATTTTTGCCGTTTTGTGGGCGCCACGTACCCTCATGATCCTCTATCACTTCTACTCCCCTCCACCAGCCTCACAAGGTTCCGGTCGACTGCTCCACATGCTCACCGATCTGGCAAACATGCTAGCGTTGCTCAACACCGGGGTCAACTTCTTCCTCTACTGCTTCATCAGCAAGCGTTTCCGGGGCATGGCAGCCAACGTGCTGCGAGCCTTGGTCCACTGCCGGAAGCAGCCGCCACCGTTCTACGCCAGCCACAACTTCTCTATCACAAGCAGCCCCTGGATCTCACCAGCCAACTCCCACTGCATCAAGATGTTGGTGTACCAGTATGACAAAAATGGGAAGCCCATCTGTATTTCCTCTTGA